From Deltaproteobacteria bacterium, the proteins below share one genomic window:
- a CDS encoding SCO family protein encodes MASVSAEDATREFLGGAGFPVFAVTLLALVGAGMVAILVVPSGEGGLGAFADEFRRWCFGWDPATGRYDLALSFVMLSPPWMLAAMIAALWWQPLRQAFARPARLARPAGAAALVVAAIAGSFAWLAPAAPAGEIAFPARELRTAHPAPSLQLTNQAGEPVDLAALRGKVVMLTAVYASCGHTCPAILTQARGAIEALPAAQREDLRVVAVTIDPAHDSPAVLAELAGRHALERPLYQLVTGPPPEVERVLDQMEVARVRDPETGVIDHANLFLLLDREGRVAYRLTLGERQQRWLADALGVLLEEPSHDG; translated from the coding sequence GTGGCGAGCGTCTCGGCAGAGGACGCGACGCGGGAGTTCCTGGGAGGCGCCGGCTTTCCGGTCTTCGCAGTGACCCTGCTCGCGCTCGTCGGTGCGGGCATGGTGGCGATCCTCGTCGTGCCGTCGGGGGAAGGCGGCCTCGGCGCCTTCGCCGACGAGTTCCGCCGCTGGTGCTTCGGCTGGGACCCGGCGACCGGCCGCTACGACCTGGCGCTCAGCTTCGTGATGCTCTCGCCGCCCTGGATGCTGGCCGCCATGATCGCCGCGCTCTGGTGGCAGCCGCTCCGGCAGGCGTTCGCGCGCCCGGCGCGGCTCGCCCGTCCGGCCGGCGCGGCTGCGCTGGTGGTGGCGGCGATCGCCGGGAGCTTCGCCTGGCTGGCACCCGCGGCGCCCGCCGGCGAGATCGCGTTCCCGGCGCGCGAGCTGCGGACGGCGCACCCGGCCCCCTCCCTGCAGCTCACGAACCAGGCCGGGGAGCCCGTCGACCTGGCCGCGCTGCGCGGCAAGGTGGTGATGCTGACGGCGGTCTACGCCTCGTGCGGTCACACCTGTCCCGCGATCCTCACCCAGGCGCGGGGTGCGATCGAGGCGCTGCCGGCTGCACAGCGCGAGGACCTGCGGGTCGTGGCCGTGACGATCGACCCGGCGCACGACTCGCCGGCCGTCCTTGCCGAGCTGGCGGGAAGGCACGCGCTCGAGCGACCGCTCTACCAGCTCGTCACCGGGCCCCCGCCCGAGGTGGAGCGCGTGCTCGACCAGATGGAGGTCGCGCGCGTGCGCGACCCGGAGACGGGCGTGATCGATCACGCGAACCTCTTCCTGCTGCTCGACCGCGAGGGCCGTGTCGCCTACCGCCTGACGCTCGGTGAGCGGCAGCAGCGCTGGCTCGCGGACGCCCTCGGCGTGCTCCTCGAGGAGCCGTCGCATGACGGCTGA
- a CDS encoding hydrogenase iron-sulfur subunit has translation MTAEPLEPLRVERSAKPVTPITLAPPTSLEPGVRADGLLRRGERLFQLLDAALGRFLPVAWNPFLHTGAVAITSLAVATVSGILLLLWYQPSVHGAYASVAAMGEAPLTAGLVRSLHRYSSDAAMLFILVHALRIVFERRFGGARWLAWVTGIAGLGLLWLIGWTGYWLVWDVRAQHIALGSARLLDVLPIFVDPMGRSFLTDEGVNSLLFFVVFFIHMLLPLGLAVALWLHITRLSRPRFLTNRPLTVWLLASLVLVSLASPATNAARARMTEASPGFAMDWWYLAPLALTDRLGGGALWALLLVGGAITFSFPWWMRRRRLPKAFVTTSRCNACRQCFEDCPYNAISMVPRTDGKPFPEQAEVDPAKCVSCGICIASCSTIGTDLEGFGLTPLRRRLEAWVREATEAGSPVHVLFACAESSADDLGVDPETGTCAALPGWRVLAVPCTGWVHSLTVERVLRRGALGVAIAGCAAGSCHFREGDEWLLQRLAGVRAVEVSPEVAESGRVLIAPLAGLRGRALVRALERFAGRETVVAAPPPRRPLVAAAATVLGLAVAAVLGTVADLGYAAPGIDGSELVVSFKHPGAVSEHCRTLSPEELEALPVHMRRPEVCDRARADVRLHVSVDGKPVLDGRYPPSGIWGDGNSVAVEHIPMTPGEHHVTVAIGDTHDPEAWAFQIEETLGFGENARRVLTFDRLAGFRWH, from the coding sequence ATGACGGCTGAGCCGCTCGAGCCGCTGCGCGTCGAGCGCAGCGCGAAGCCCGTAACCCCGATCACGCTGGCTCCCCCGACCTCGCTCGAGCCCGGGGTCCGCGCCGACGGGCTCCTGCGCCGCGGCGAGCGCCTCTTCCAGCTCCTCGACGCCGCCCTCGGGCGCTTCCTCCCGGTGGCCTGGAACCCCTTCCTCCACACGGGCGCCGTCGCGATCACCTCGCTCGCCGTCGCCACGGTGAGCGGGATCCTGCTCCTGCTCTGGTACCAGCCGAGCGTGCACGGGGCCTACGCCTCGGTCGCGGCGATGGGGGAAGCGCCGCTCACGGCGGGCCTCGTGCGATCGCTGCACCGCTACAGCTCGGACGCGGCGATGCTCTTCATCCTCGTCCACGCGCTGCGCATCGTCTTCGAGCGCCGCTTCGGCGGCGCGCGCTGGCTCGCCTGGGTGACGGGGATCGCCGGACTCGGCCTCCTCTGGCTGATCGGCTGGACCGGCTACTGGCTCGTGTGGGACGTGCGCGCGCAGCACATCGCGCTCGGCTCGGCGCGCCTGCTCGACGTGCTGCCGATCTTCGTCGACCCGATGGGCCGGTCGTTCCTGACCGACGAGGGCGTCAACTCGCTCCTCTTCTTCGTCGTCTTCTTCATCCACATGCTGCTTCCGCTCGGGCTCGCCGTCGCGCTCTGGCTGCACATCACGCGCCTCTCCCGGCCGCGCTTCCTCACGAACCGCCCGCTCACCGTCTGGCTGCTCGCCTCGCTGGTGCTGGTCTCGCTCGCGAGCCCGGCCACGAACGCAGCGCGGGCCCGGATGACGGAGGCCTCCCCCGGCTTCGCGATGGACTGGTGGTACCTGGCGCCGCTCGCGCTGACCGACCGCCTGGGCGGGGGCGCGCTCTGGGCGCTGTTGCTGGTGGGCGGAGCGATCACCTTCTCCTTCCCCTGGTGGATGCGCCGGCGGCGCCTGCCGAAGGCCTTCGTGACCACGTCGCGCTGCAACGCCTGCCGGCAGTGCTTCGAGGACTGCCCGTACAACGCGATCTCGATGGTGCCCCGCACGGACGGCAAGCCCTTCCCCGAGCAGGCGGAGGTGGACCCCGCCAAGTGCGTGTCGTGCGGGATCTGCATCGCCTCCTGCTCGACGATCGGCACCGACCTCGAGGGCTTCGGGCTGACGCCCCTGCGGCGCCGGCTCGAAGCCTGGGTGCGCGAGGCGACCGAGGCCGGGAGCCCCGTCCACGTGCTCTTCGCGTGCGCCGAGTCGAGCGCCGACGACCTCGGGGTGGACCCCGAGACGGGTACCTGCGCGGCGTTGCCCGGCTGGCGCGTGCTGGCGGTGCCGTGCACCGGCTGGGTGCACTCGCTCACCGTCGAGCGCGTGCTGCGGCGCGGGGCGCTGGGCGTCGCGATCGCGGGCTGCGCCGCCGGCTCGTGCCACTTCCGCGAAGGCGACGAGTGGCTGCTGCAGCGCCTCGCCGGGGTGCGTGCCGTCGAAGTCTCGCCCGAGGTCGCGGAGAGCGGGCGCGTGCTGATCGCGCCGCTCGCGGGGCTGCGCGGCCGCGCCCTGGTCCGGGCGCTCGAGCGCTTCGCGGGACGCGAGACGGTGGTGGCGGCGCCGCCGCCGCGCCGCCCGCTCGTGGCGGCGGCGGCCACCGTGCTGGGTCTCGCGGTCGCCGCCGTGCTCGGCACGGTGGCAGACCTCGGCTACGCGGCACCCGGCATCGACGGCTCCGAGCTGGTCGTGAGCTTCAAGCACCCCGGCGCCGTGAGCGAGCACTGCCGCACGCTCTCGCCCGAGGAGCTCGAAGCGCTGCCCGTGCACATGCGGCGGCCGGAGGTCTGCGACCGCGCGCGCGCCGACGTGCGGCTGCACGTCTCCGTCGACGGCAAGCCCGTGCTGGACGGCCGCTACCCGCCGAGCGGCATCTGGGGCGACGGCAACAGCGTCGCGGTCGAGCACATCCCGATGACCCCCGGCGAGCATCACGTGACGGTGGCGATCGGCGACACGCACGATCCCGAGGCCTGGGCCTTCCAGATCGAAGAGACGCTCGGCTTCGGCGAGAACGCGCGGCGGGTACTGACCTTCGACCGCCTCGCCGGCTTCCGGTGGCACTGA
- the cyoE gene encoding heme o synthase yields the protein MASPASSPRIPAGALAAPLGRAADFLALTRPRIVLAVALTAPAGLLLGGAPHPAPGLLLGVLAGTVLLGGGSGALNAWWERERDARMRRTCERPLPTGRLEPHEALVFGLVTSATGLAALGLAGGGLAAVLGLATLVHYLGVYTLWLKPRSHWSTVAGGVAGAAAPLIADAAADGAIGPWGLVLFAIVFTWQPPHVWAIALYRRDEYAAAGFPMLPAVKGARVARRHMLGWALVLVAVTLLPCLGGVAGPWYALAALAAGAFFVARIAAAICACDPAADRRAFRASLVQLAVVFAALLADLLI from the coding sequence ATGGCATCGCCGGCGTCCTCGCCGCGGATCCCGGCGGGCGCGCTCGCAGCCCCGCTCGGGCGGGCCGCCGACTTCCTGGCGCTCACGCGCCCGCGCATCGTGCTCGCGGTGGCGCTGACCGCGCCGGCCGGGCTGCTCCTCGGCGGCGCCCCGCACCCGGCCCCGGGGCTCCTGCTCGGCGTCCTCGCGGGCACCGTGCTGCTCGGGGGCGGCTCGGGCGCGCTGAATGCCTGGTGGGAGCGCGAGCGCGACGCCCGGATGCGACGGACCTGCGAGCGCCCGCTCCCGACGGGCCGGCTCGAGCCCCACGAGGCCCTGGTCTTCGGGCTCGTGACCTCGGCGACGGGCCTCGCGGCGCTCGGCCTGGCGGGCGGCGGGCTCGCGGCCGTGCTCGGGCTCGCGACCCTCGTCCACTACCTCGGCGTCTACACGCTGTGGCTCAAGCCGCGCTCGCACTGGAGCACGGTGGCCGGCGGGGTGGCCGGCGCGGCGGCGCCGCTGATCGCCGACGCGGCGGCCGACGGTGCGATCGGGCCCTGGGGCCTCGTGCTCTTCGCGATCGTCTTCACCTGGCAGCCGCCGCACGTGTGGGCGATCGCGCTCTACCGCCGCGACGAGTACGCCGCGGCGGGCTTCCCGATGCTGCCGGCCGTGAAGGGGGCCCGCGTCGCGCGCCGGCACATGCTCGGGTGGGCGCTCGTGCTCGTGGCGGTGACGCTGCTGCCTTGCCTCGGCGGTGTCGCCGGGCCGTGGTACGCGCTGGCGGCCCTCGCGGCCGGGGCCTTCTTCGTGGCGCGGATCGCCGCGGCCATCTGCGCCTGCGACCCGGCCGCCGACCGGCGCGCCTTCCGCGCCTCGCTCGTGCAGCTCGCCGTGGTCTTCGCCGCGCTCCTTGCCGACCTCCTGATCTGA
- a CDS encoding sulfatase → MRWLRRLASGVGFVGIGAFGLIGVALLLRLAWVSWLYRPTEPVHAAAKAAYLASLPRVDPETAPSFVVILFDDLGQGDLSVQGNRLIRTPSIDRIAAEGLRMTRFYAASPVCTPSRAALLSGRYPVRSRTHQHVFFPEESLAATVRKMLGAANELPRDEILLPEALAAAGYATGMVGKWHLGGIPGHLPNDFGFAEYYGVLWSNDMQPLHLYRNRAIETRDETDFSPLGFFDEDGEREPRGVDQRLLGRRYTEEAVAFLERHRDEPFLLYLAHNAPHVPHFPDPAHAGGSEGGPYGDLVEDLDRSTGAVLAALDRLGLAQRTLVIVTSDNGPDYEGSPGGLRGRKQETYEGGMRVPLLVRWPGRIAAGAVTDTPAMNIDLFPTLLALAGLSLPRDRIVDGADIGPVWLGGAPVPERFLFYFPAIGAAPDAVRDGRFKYRRETGQELRSKPHLSDLRLDEEAHNLVRRHPEEAARLRSALDAMTEEVRSNPRGWR, encoded by the coding sequence ATGCGCTGGCTGCGGCGGCTCGCGAGCGGGGTCGGGTTCGTCGGGATCGGAGCCTTCGGCCTGATCGGGGTGGCGCTGCTCCTGCGTCTCGCGTGGGTCTCCTGGCTCTACCGGCCGACCGAGCCCGTCCATGCCGCCGCGAAGGCCGCCTACCTGGCCTCCCTGCCGCGCGTCGACCCGGAGACGGCACCGAGCTTCGTGGTGATCCTGTTCGACGACCTCGGCCAGGGCGACCTCTCGGTCCAGGGCAACCGCCTGATCCGGACGCCCTCGATCGACCGGATCGCCGCCGAGGGGCTCCGCATGACCCGCTTCTACGCGGCCTCCCCGGTCTGCACGCCGTCGCGCGCGGCCCTCCTCTCGGGCCGCTATCCCGTGCGCTCGCGCACCCACCAGCACGTCTTCTTCCCCGAGGAGAGCCTGGCGGCGACCGTGCGCAAGATGCTCGGCGCCGCGAACGAGCTGCCGCGCGACGAGATCCTCCTGCCCGAGGCGCTCGCGGCCGCGGGCTACGCGACGGGCATGGTCGGGAAGTGGCACCTCGGCGGGATCCCGGGGCACCTGCCGAACGACTTCGGCTTCGCCGAGTACTACGGGGTGCTCTGGAGCAACGACATGCAGCCGCTCCACCTCTACCGCAACCGCGCGATCGAGACGCGCGACGAGACGGACTTCTCCCCGCTCGGCTTCTTCGACGAGGACGGCGAGCGCGAGCCGCGCGGCGTGGACCAGCGCCTCCTCGGGCGCCGCTACACCGAGGAGGCGGTCGCCTTCCTCGAGCGCCATCGGGACGAGCCCTTCCTGCTCTACCTCGCGCACAACGCCCCCCACGTCCCGCACTTCCCGGACCCCGCGCACGCGGGCGGATCGGAGGGTGGTCCCTACGGCGACCTCGTCGAGGACCTCGACCGCAGCACGGGCGCGGTGCTCGCGGCCCTCGACCGCCTCGGCCTCGCGCAGCGCACGCTCGTGATCGTGACGAGCGACAACGGCCCCGACTACGAGGGCAGCCCGGGCGGGCTGCGCGGGCGCAAGCAGGAGACCTACGAGGGCGGCATGCGGGTGCCCCTGCTGGTGCGCTGGCCGGGCCGGATCGCGGCGGGCGCGGTGACCGACACCCCGGCGATGAACATCGACCTCTTCCCGACTCTGCTCGCGCTGGCCGGGCTCTCCCTGCCGCGCGACCGGATCGTCGACGGCGCGGACATCGGGCCCGTCTGGCTCGGCGGCGCACCGGTTCCGGAGCGCTTCCTCTTCTACTTCCCGGCGATCGGCGCCGCGCCGGACGCCGTGCGCGACGGGCGCTTCAAGTACCGGCGCGAGACCGGCCAGGAGCTGCGCAGCAAGCCGCACCTCTCGGACCTGCGCCTCGACGAGGAGGCCCACAACCTCGTGAGGCGCCACCCCGAGGAGGCGGCGCGCCTGCGCAGCGCGCTCGACGCGATGACCGAGGAGGTGCGAAGCAATCCGCGCGGTTGGCGCTGA
- a CDS encoding NAD(P)/FAD-dependent oxidoreductase has translation MTAASAAPRQGWDAVVIGSGLGGLACAAYLCAAGRRTLVLEAHSVAGGNSQVFRRRVRGDEYEFDVGIHYIGECGRDGVITRVLDGLGLAERVVFRPLDPDGFSTLVFPGFRFRVPVGWDRYKARLLEAFPEEREALGRSVDLLRELGEQGRRLQNREAAAGEIFASAPNVARWALRPVTELFAAHGLSQRAQAVLLGEQGDYGVRPSKTPCFLAAGLTDHYMRGAFYPEGGGQVLAARLVEAIRAFGGEVRVRTAVSRIEIEGGRVRGVVLERNGERIEAPVVVSNADLKRTLLELVGAEHLRPETAGRVRGFRMTLPLFASYLDLDVDLASLGVPNTNYWIWGSTDIEGIYQELESGQMSTTPLAYVTAASLKDPGNPHLAPKGHTNLQIMTLVPREYALWNVGQGPHEAGNNRYHLDREYRRRKAELVERLIGIADGVIPGLAKHVVWKESATPVTQERFTRSTGGTSYGIEPALDQIGPLRIGPETEIGGLFLAGASTPSGHGIANVLRSGVVAAGAVLETDLLALLRAGERIGDPARLPPLAAGWDPWRASR, from the coding sequence GTGACCGCCGCTTCGGCCGCACCGCGCCAGGGCTGGGACGCCGTCGTGATCGGCTCGGGCCTCGGTGGGCTCGCGTGTGCCGCGTACCTGTGCGCCGCGGGCCGGCGCACGCTCGTGCTGGAGGCGCACTCCGTCGCCGGCGGCAACTCGCAGGTCTTCCGTCGCCGCGTACGCGGCGACGAATACGAGTTCGACGTCGGTATCCACTACATCGGAGAGTGTGGGCGCGACGGCGTGATCACGCGCGTCCTCGACGGTCTCGGGCTCGCCGAGCGCGTCGTCTTCCGGCCGCTCGACCCCGACGGCTTCTCGACGCTCGTCTTCCCCGGCTTCCGCTTCCGGGTGCCGGTCGGCTGGGACCGCTACAAGGCGCGCCTGCTCGAGGCCTTTCCCGAGGAGCGCGAGGCGCTCGGCCGCAGCGTCGACCTCCTGCGCGAGCTCGGCGAGCAGGGACGGAGGCTGCAGAACCGCGAGGCGGCCGCCGGCGAGATCTTCGCGTCGGCGCCGAACGTGGCGCGCTGGGCGCTGCGGCCGGTGACGGAGCTGTTCGCCGCGCACGGCCTCTCGCAGCGCGCGCAGGCGGTGCTGCTCGGCGAGCAGGGCGACTACGGCGTGCGCCCCTCGAAGACGCCCTGCTTCCTGGCGGCCGGCCTCACCGACCATTACATGCGCGGCGCCTTCTACCCCGAAGGCGGGGGCCAGGTCCTGGCGGCACGCCTCGTCGAGGCGATCCGGGCCTTCGGGGGCGAGGTGCGTGTGCGCACGGCGGTGTCGCGCATCGAGATCGAAGGCGGGCGCGTCCGCGGCGTCGTCCTCGAGCGAAACGGAGAGCGGATCGAGGCGCCCGTCGTGGTCTCGAACGCCGACCTGAAGCGGACACTCCTCGAGCTGGTGGGCGCCGAGCACCTGCGCCCGGAGACGGCCGGCCGCGTGCGGGGCTTCCGGATGACGCTGCCGCTCTTCGCGAGCTACCTCGACCTCGACGTCGACCTCGCCAGCCTCGGCGTGCCGAACACGAACTACTGGATCTGGGGCAGCACGGACATCGAGGGCATCTACCAGGAGCTCGAGAGCGGGCAGATGAGCACGACGCCGCTCGCCTACGTGACGGCGGCGTCGCTGAAGGACCCCGGCAATCCCCACCTCGCGCCGAAGGGGCACACGAACCTCCAGATCATGACCCTCGTCCCGCGCGAGTACGCGCTGTGGAACGTCGGGCAGGGCCCCCACGAGGCGGGCAACAACCGCTACCACCTCGATCGCGAGTACCGCCGCCGCAAGGCGGAGCTGGTCGAGCGACTGATCGGGATCGCCGACGGCGTGATCCCCGGGCTCGCGAAGCACGTGGTGTGGAAGGAGTCCGCGACGCCGGTGACCCAGGAGCGCTTCACGCGCTCGACGGGTGGCACCTCCTACGGCATCGAGCCGGCACTCGACCAGATCGGCCCGCTGCGGATCGGTCCCGAGACCGAGATCGGCGGGCTCTTCCTGGCCGGGGCGAGCACCCCTTCGGGCCATGGCATCGCCAACGTGCTGCGCAGCGGCGTCGTCGCGGCGGGCGCGGTCCTCGAGACGGATCTCCTCGCCCTGCTGCGCGCCGGCGAGCGCATCGGGGACCCGGCCCGGCTCCCGCCGCTCGCCGCGGGCTGGGATCCCTGGCGGGCGAGCCGTTGA
- a CDS encoding LemA family protein translates to MHSIWLIAGALALFALWMLEVDGRWLAAGAVAWLGLAFNSVIHARNAAETALASVGVMLKKRFDLIPNLVDTVQRYVEHEADLLAELVRLRAQAVQLPPEQAAAVDGQIGPAVSRILATAESHPELEASETFQQLQRSLNEVEEQISAARRSYNMAVKGYNDVVRMFPTNLLALVLGYRERPYFEVPAGHDATPEVMARFRAHQRS, encoded by the coding sequence ATGCACTCGATCTGGCTGATCGCCGGCGCACTGGCGCTCTTCGCGCTCTGGATGCTCGAGGTGGACGGGCGCTGGCTCGCCGCCGGCGCGGTGGCGTGGCTCGGGCTCGCCTTCAACTCCGTGATCCACGCCCGCAACGCGGCGGAGACGGCGCTCGCGAGCGTCGGCGTCATGCTGAAGAAGCGCTTCGACCTGATCCCGAACCTGGTCGACACCGTGCAGCGCTACGTCGAGCACGAAGCGGATCTGCTGGCGGAGCTGGTGCGCCTGCGCGCGCAGGCGGTACAGCTTCCGCCCGAGCAGGCGGCCGCCGTCGACGGCCAGATCGGTCCGGCCGTGAGCCGGATCCTCGCGACCGCCGAGAGCCACCCCGAGCTCGAGGCGAGCGAGACCTTCCAGCAGCTCCAGCGCTCGCTGAACGAGGTCGAGGAGCAGATCTCGGCAGCCCGGCGCAGCTACAACATGGCGGTCAAGGGCTACAACGACGTGGTCCGGATGTTCCCGACCAACCTCCTGGCGCTCGTCCTGGGCTACCGGGAGCGGCCGTACTTCGAGGTGCCCGCGGGCCACGACGCAACGCCCGAGGTGATGGCGCGCTTCCGGGCCCACCAGCGCTCCTGA
- a CDS encoding DUF3137 domain-containing protein — translation MRSPEEFEAFLRGELAGLLADVERERQAVGARRQAARLPAPWKLGIGAAGVALGTWVGSFELVVLGIVLPFAIDALRMLRVPDTATPRIRQEVLRRAVEFWDPSFRYLPKGSITRAEFDASRLFEGEPIHRFRGEDLVQGRHGATAFRFSELRAVRVRRRGKRVEEVPVFHGLFFVADFPKHFGGTTLVLPDRAERRLGAFGRSLQALDGVSGLRLVQLEDPGFERAFAVYASDDTEARYLLSPSLMERLRRFHENTGSQLRVSLCSGRVAIAIPLATDFFAVDTAAPLEASTLRRWMGELHFATGIVDELDLDTRIWSKPPAA, via the coding sequence ATGCGCTCGCCCGAGGAGTTCGAGGCGTTCCTGCGCGGCGAGCTCGCGGGCCTGCTCGCGGACGTGGAGCGCGAGCGCCAGGCGGTAGGCGCACGCAGGCAGGCAGCCCGGCTGCCGGCGCCCTGGAAGCTCGGGATCGGCGCCGCCGGCGTGGCCCTCGGTACGTGGGTGGGGAGCTTCGAGCTGGTCGTGCTCGGGATCGTGCTGCCCTTCGCGATCGACGCCCTGCGGATGCTGCGCGTTCCCGACACCGCCACCCCCCGCATCCGCCAGGAGGTGCTGCGGCGGGCCGTCGAGTTCTGGGACCCGAGCTTCCGCTATCTCCCGAAGGGCTCGATCACGCGCGCCGAGTTCGACGCGAGCCGCCTCTTCGAAGGGGAGCCGATCCATCGCTTCCGCGGCGAGGACCTGGTGCAGGGCCGCCACGGGGCCACGGCCTTCCGCTTCTCGGAGCTGCGGGCGGTGCGGGTGCGCCGGCGCGGCAAACGGGTGGAGGAGGTCCCCGTCTTCCACGGCCTCTTCTTCGTCGCCGACTTCCCCAAGCACTTCGGCGGCACGACGCTCGTGCTGCCCGACCGGGCCGAGCGGCGCCTCGGAGCCTTCGGCCGCTCGCTCCAGGCGCTCGACGGGGTCTCCGGGCTGCGCCTCGTGCAGCTCGAGGACCCCGGCTTCGAGCGCGCCTTCGCCGTCTACGCGAGCGACGACACGGAGGCCCGCTACCTGCTCTCGCCCTCGCTCATGGAGCGCCTCCGGCGCTTCCACGAGAACACGGGCTCGCAGCTCCGCGTGAGCCTCTGCAGCGGGCGCGTGGCGATCGCGATCCCGCTCGCGACCGACTTCTTCGCCGTCGACACCGCCGCTCCGCTCGAGGCCTCGACCCTGCGCCGCTGGATGGGCGAGCTGCACTTCGCGACCGGCATCGTGGACGAGCTCGACCTCGACACGCGCATCTGGTCGAAGCCCCCCGCCGCCTAG